Proteins from one Rosa chinensis cultivar Old Blush chromosome 7, RchiOBHm-V2, whole genome shotgun sequence genomic window:
- the LOC112179120 gene encoding uncharacterized calcium-binding protein C800.10c, producing MAAGANTDQLEAYFRRADLDGDGRISGAEAVAFFQGANLPKPVLAQIWMHVDQNKTGFLGRPEFYNALRLVTVAQSKRDLTPDIVKAALYGPAAAKIPAPQINLSAISAPQANPMAGAPAPQMGMGTPPTSQSFGFRGPGAPNAGMNQNYFQPQQNQSMRPPQGMTPGMPTSGYSHPQQGVGGVMNSNNWLSGSTGAPPSGPRGISPSMPSSTTQPQPSVSTSSLPTVNDSKSLVPSGNGFASNSGFSGDLFSATPAQSKPGAPGSTYSASSAPPPSAIVPVSSGSQSSSKLNALDSLSAFTMQPSGVMRLNENTTTSFLLFSLHLFPTL from the exons ATGGCGGCCGGTGCGAATACGGATCAGCTCGAAGCTTACTTTCGGAGAGCGGATTTGGACGGAGACGGCAGGATCAGCGGAGCGGAGGCCGTCGCTTTCTTTCAGGGCGCCAATTTGCCCAAACCAGTTCTCGCTCAG ATATGGATGCATGTGGATCAGAACAAAACTGGTTTCCTTGGTCGGCCAGAATTTTATAATGCTCTTAGACTTGTGACTGTGGCTCAAAGCAAGAGAGATTTAACGCCTGATATAGTCAAGGCTGCATTATATGGGCCAGCTGCTGCAAAAATTCCTGCTCCACAAATCAATCTTTCAGCCATATCTGCACCACAAGCAAATCCTATGGCTGGTGCACCTGCTCCACAGATGGGTATGGGGACACCACCAACATCTCAAAGTTTTGGGTTTAGAGGACCAGGGGCTCCTAATGCAGGCATGAACCAGAATTATTTTCAGCCACAGCAAAACCAGTCCATGAGACCTCCTCAAGGCATGACCCCTGGGATGCCTACTAGTGGATATTCCCATCCACAACAGGGTGTGGGAGGTGTAATGAACTCAAATAATTGGCTTAGTGGAAGCACTGGTGCACCTCCTTCTGGTCCCAGAGGGATTAGTCCTTCCATGCCCTCATCTACAACACAACCACAACCttcagtgtcaacatcttcccTGCCAACAGTTAATGACTCTAAATCATTAGTTCCTTCTGGAAATGGGTTTGCATCCAATTCGGGTTTCTCAGGTGATTTATTTTCTGCAACCCCTGCTCAATCAAAGCCAGGAGCTCCTGGGTCAACATATTCTGCTAGTAGTGCACCTCCGCCATCAGCCATTGTTCCAGTTTCAAGTGGGTCACAATCTTCTAGTAAGCTCAATGCACTTGATTCACTGAGTGCATTCACAATGCAGCCTTCTGGtgtaatgagactgaatgaaaaCACTACTACTTCCTTCCTactattctctcttcatctttttcctactttataa